GAGTCTCGAGGCTCGAGGCTCGTTCTCAACGATCAACAATCAACCATAAACTATCAACAGTTTTCGAACTGCGAACCTGGAACATTCGAACCTGGAACATTCGAACCTGGAACATTCGAACCTGGAACATTCGAACCTGGA
The sequence above is a segment of the Acidobacteriota bacterium genome. Coding sequences within it:
- a CDS encoding copper-binding protein, with amino-acid sequence MNSFRTANLEHSNLEHSNLEHSNLEHSNL